Proteins from a single region of Oryza brachyantha chromosome 6, ObraRS2, whole genome shotgun sequence:
- the LOC102720531 gene encoding gluconokinase isoform X3 has product MWMLLRPSLFMALQQTGDSKILRFLKWFRDVTLKPDFGIALTVAALLAETLGCSFIEADDYHSQANKAKMSKGIPLTDDDRIPWLESLRDAMRERLDGGEDVAVSCSALQQKYREILREGDSSYRSGSGSYSSCRVKFVCLEASAEVIAERIRRRSMEGEHFMPASLLQSQLDLLRIDEAEGITEVDATVRPDAIVKNTIVQFREQLASTVC; this is encoded by the exons ATGTGGATGTTGCTGCGTCCTTCTCTTTTCATGGCACTGCAACAAACTGGAGACAGCAAGATCTTGCGTTTTCTGAAATGGTTTCGGGATGTAACTCTCAAACCAGATTTTGGAATAGCCCT GACAGTAGCTGCACTGCTTGCTGAAACCTTAGGTTGCAGCTTCATCGAAGCAGACGACTACCATTCTCAGGCAAACAAAG CAAAGATGAGCAAGGGCATCCCTCtcaccgacgacgaccgcaTCCCGTGGCTGGAGTCCCTCCGCGACGCCATGAGGGAGCGGCTGGATGGTGGCGAGGACGTCGCCGTCAGCTGCTCGGCATTGCAGCAGAAGTACAGGGAGATCCTCAGGGAAGGAGACAGCAGCTACAGGTCAGGTTCAGGGAGCTACTCCAGCTGCAGGGTGAAGTTTGTCTGCCTGGAGGCATCAGCAGAGGTGATTGCTGAGAGGATCAGGAGGAGATCCATGGAAGGGGAGCATTTCATGCCGGCGAGCTTGCTGCAGAGCCAGCTCGACCTGCTGCGGATCGACGAGGCGGAGGGGATCACCGAGGTCGATGCCACGGTGCGCCCCGACGCCATAGTCAAAAACACCATTGTTCAGTTCAGGGAGCAGCTAGCATCCACTGTGTGCTGA
- the LOC102720249 gene encoding protein SMG9-like isoform X1 — MAAGPPPLAGAGDRGSSSHPPPPPPPKILLAKPPLPHPSSSGADDDGGGGGGAGRSRQATTQPGSLSFVSDAWEVHTDKILPYLTENNDFMVIGVIGPTGVGKSTIMNELYGYDGSSPGMLPPFATQTEEIKAMAKHCTAGIDIRISNERVILLDTQPVFSPSILIDMMKPDGSSAIPILSGDPLSADLAHELMGIQLGVFLASVCNILLVVSEGINDLSMWDLMLTVDLLKHNIPDPSLLTSSTTQDKENKNDNQSGIEDYIADLCFVHAGLRNQDFSPSKLMFLRKVLEKHFNSSSFSIGSSGATPQVCDPSVPSSMKVEDLRSNQQDIYLLPSRTPDNSKNFEYGTCPSMLGMLRDQILSRPSRPFSKNLTERDWLRSSAKIWDMVKRSPVISEYCKALQDSGFFRK, encoded by the exons atggccgccggaccgccgccgctcgccggcgccggggaccggggctcctcctcccacccgcctccgcctcctccgccgaaGATCCTGCTCGCCAAGCCTCCGCTGCCGCATCCCTCGtcctccggcgccgacgacgacggcggcggcggagggggcgcGGGCCGCTCGCGCCAGGCGACGACGCAGCCTGGCTCGCTCAGCTTCGTCTCCGACGCGTGGGAGGTCCACACCGACAAGATCCTCCCG tatttgaCCGAGAACAATGATTTCATGGTGATTGGAGTAATTGGTCCAACCGGTGTGGGCAAGTCAACCATCATGAATGAGCTTTATGGATATGACGGAAGCTCACCTG GAATGCTTCCTCCTTTTGCTACACAAACTGAGGAAATCAAAGCGATGGCTAAGCACTGTACTGCTGGCATTGACATCAGGATCTCTAATGAACGTGTTATACTCCTTGACACTCAG CCAGTATTCAGTCCCTCCATACTAATTGATATGATGAAGCCTGACGGTTCATCCGCAATTCCTATTCTCAGTGGTGATCCATTATCAGCAGACCTAGCTCATGAGTTAATGGGAATACAG CTTGGTGTTTTCCTGGCGTCTgtttgtaatattttgttggtCGTATCGGAAGGGATTAATGATTTGTCCATGTGGGACCTCATGCTTACG GTTGATTTACTGAAGCACAACATACCCGATCCATCATTATTGACCTCATCAACTACCCAAgacaaggaaaacaaaaatgataaCCAATCAGGCATTGAAGATTACATAGCTGATCTTTGTTTTGTGCATGCTGG ATTACGGAACCAGGACTTTTCTCCTTCAAAACTCATGTTTCTGAGGAAAGTTCTTGAGAAACACTTCAACTCGTCCTCCTTTAGCATTGGAAGCTCCGGGGCAACACCTCAAGTTTGTGACCCTTCAGTTCCTTCAAGCATGAAAGTTGAGGATTTGAGGTCCAATCAGCAGGACATATATCTTCTTCCATCAAGAACACCTGATaactcaaaaaattttgagtaTGGGACATGTCCATCCATGCTAGGGATGCTTCGTGATCAG ATCCTATCAAGGCCATCAAGGCCATTCTCGAAGAATCTAACAGAGCGTGACTGGTTGAGAAGCTCAGCTAAGATCTGGGACATGGTGAAGAGATCTCCCGTCATCTCAGAATATTGCAAAGCACTTCAGGATTCAGGGTTTTTCAGAAAGTAG
- the LOC102720531 gene encoding gluconokinase isoform X2, translating into MTGLAVVIMGVSGCGKSWLILGASNININHQTRKMWMLLRPSLFMALQQTGDSKILRFLKWFRDVTLKPDFGIALTVAALLAETLGCSFIEADDYHSQANKAKMSKGIPLTDDDRIPWLESLRDAMRERLDGGEDVAVSCSALQQKYREILREGDSSYRSGSGSYSSCRVKFVCLEASAEVIAERIRRRSMEGEHFMPASLLQSQLDLLRIDEAEGITEVDATVRPDAIVKNTIVQFREQLASTVC; encoded by the exons ATGACAG GGCTGGCTGTTGTGATCATGGGAGTCAGTGGCTGCGGTAAATC TTGGCTAATTCTAGGCGcatcaaatataaacataaaccatCAGACGAGAAAG ATGTGGATGTTGCTGCGTCCTTCTCTTTTCATGGCACTGCAACAAACTGGAGACAGCAAGATCTTGCGTTTTCTGAAATGGTTTCGGGATGTAACTCTCAAACCAGATTTTGGAATAGCCCT GACAGTAGCTGCACTGCTTGCTGAAACCTTAGGTTGCAGCTTCATCGAAGCAGACGACTACCATTCTCAGGCAAACAAAG CAAAGATGAGCAAGGGCATCCCTCtcaccgacgacgaccgcaTCCCGTGGCTGGAGTCCCTCCGCGACGCCATGAGGGAGCGGCTGGATGGTGGCGAGGACGTCGCCGTCAGCTGCTCGGCATTGCAGCAGAAGTACAGGGAGATCCTCAGGGAAGGAGACAGCAGCTACAGGTCAGGTTCAGGGAGCTACTCCAGCTGCAGGGTGAAGTTTGTCTGCCTGGAGGCATCAGCAGAGGTGATTGCTGAGAGGATCAGGAGGAGATCCATGGAAGGGGAGCATTTCATGCCGGCGAGCTTGCTGCAGAGCCAGCTCGACCTGCTGCGGATCGACGAGGCGGAGGGGATCACCGAGGTCGATGCCACGGTGCGCCCCGACGCCATAGTCAAAAACACCATTGTTCAGTTCAGGGAGCAGCTAGCATCCACTGTGTGCTGA
- the LOC102720249 gene encoding protein SMG9-like isoform X2, whose protein sequence is MAAGPPPLAGAGDRGSSSHPPPPPPPKILLAKPPLPHPSSSGADDDGGGGGGAGRSRQATTQPGSLSFVSDAWEVHTDKILPYLTENNDFMVIGVIGPTGVGKSTIMNELYGYDGSSPGMLPPFATQTEEIKAMAKHCTAGIDIRISNERVILLDTQPVFSPSILIDMMKPDGSSAIPILSGDPLSADLAHELMGIQVDLLKHNIPDPSLLTSSTTQDKENKNDNQSGIEDYIADLCFVHAGLRNQDFSPSKLMFLRKVLEKHFNSSSFSIGSSGATPQVCDPSVPSSMKVEDLRSNQQDIYLLPSRTPDNSKNFEYGTCPSMLGMLRDQILSRPSRPFSKNLTERDWLRSSAKIWDMVKRSPVISEYCKALQDSGFFRK, encoded by the exons atggccgccggaccgccgccgctcgccggcgccggggaccggggctcctcctcccacccgcctccgcctcctccgccgaaGATCCTGCTCGCCAAGCCTCCGCTGCCGCATCCCTCGtcctccggcgccgacgacgacggcggcggcggagggggcgcGGGCCGCTCGCGCCAGGCGACGACGCAGCCTGGCTCGCTCAGCTTCGTCTCCGACGCGTGGGAGGTCCACACCGACAAGATCCTCCCG tatttgaCCGAGAACAATGATTTCATGGTGATTGGAGTAATTGGTCCAACCGGTGTGGGCAAGTCAACCATCATGAATGAGCTTTATGGATATGACGGAAGCTCACCTG GAATGCTTCCTCCTTTTGCTACACAAACTGAGGAAATCAAAGCGATGGCTAAGCACTGTACTGCTGGCATTGACATCAGGATCTCTAATGAACGTGTTATACTCCTTGACACTCAG CCAGTATTCAGTCCCTCCATACTAATTGATATGATGAAGCCTGACGGTTCATCCGCAATTCCTATTCTCAGTGGTGATCCATTATCAGCAGACCTAGCTCATGAGTTAATGGGAATACAG GTTGATTTACTGAAGCACAACATACCCGATCCATCATTATTGACCTCATCAACTACCCAAgacaaggaaaacaaaaatgataaCCAATCAGGCATTGAAGATTACATAGCTGATCTTTGTTTTGTGCATGCTGG ATTACGGAACCAGGACTTTTCTCCTTCAAAACTCATGTTTCTGAGGAAAGTTCTTGAGAAACACTTCAACTCGTCCTCCTTTAGCATTGGAAGCTCCGGGGCAACACCTCAAGTTTGTGACCCTTCAGTTCCTTCAAGCATGAAAGTTGAGGATTTGAGGTCCAATCAGCAGGACATATATCTTCTTCCATCAAGAACACCTGATaactcaaaaaattttgagtaTGGGACATGTCCATCCATGCTAGGGATGCTTCGTGATCAG ATCCTATCAAGGCCATCAAGGCCATTCTCGAAGAATCTAACAGAGCGTGACTGGTTGAGAAGCTCAGCTAAGATCTGGGACATGGTGAAGAGATCTCCCGTCATCTCAGAATATTGCAAAGCACTTCAGGATTCAGGGTTTTTCAGAAAGTAG
- the LOC121054697 gene encoding uncharacterized protein LOC121054697 → MTAGYIAGSLVGSFAIAYLCDTFISDTKAFGGSIPKTVSDKEWWQATDTKFQAWPRTAGPPVIMNPISRQNFIVKSTE, encoded by the exons ATGACGGCTGGATACATTGCTGGGTCCTTGGTTGGATCCTTCGCCATTGCTTACCTTTGTGACACATTTATTTCTGATACGAAGGCATTTGGTG GTTCCATTCCAAAGACTGTCTCTGACAAGGAGTGGTGGCAAGCCACTGACACCAAGTTCCAGGCCTGGCCTCGCACCGCTGGACCACCGGTCATCATGAACCCCATCAGCCGCCAAAACTTCATTGTCAAGTCCACTGAATAG
- the LOC102720531 gene encoding gluconokinase isoform X1 produces the protein MAVSDLTHPGLAVVIMGVSGCGKSWLILGASNININHQTRKMWMLLRPSLFMALQQTGDSKILRFLKWFRDVTLKPDFGIALTVAALLAETLGCSFIEADDYHSQANKAKMSKGIPLTDDDRIPWLESLRDAMRERLDGGEDVAVSCSALQQKYREILREGDSSYRSGSGSYSSCRVKFVCLEASAEVIAERIRRRSMEGEHFMPASLLQSQLDLLRIDEAEGITEVDATVRPDAIVKNTIVQFREQLASTVC, from the exons ATGGCCGTTTCTGATCTCACACACCCAG GGCTGGCTGTTGTGATCATGGGAGTCAGTGGCTGCGGTAAATC TTGGCTAATTCTAGGCGcatcaaatataaacataaaccatCAGACGAGAAAG ATGTGGATGTTGCTGCGTCCTTCTCTTTTCATGGCACTGCAACAAACTGGAGACAGCAAGATCTTGCGTTTTCTGAAATGGTTTCGGGATGTAACTCTCAAACCAGATTTTGGAATAGCCCT GACAGTAGCTGCACTGCTTGCTGAAACCTTAGGTTGCAGCTTCATCGAAGCAGACGACTACCATTCTCAGGCAAACAAAG CAAAGATGAGCAAGGGCATCCCTCtcaccgacgacgaccgcaTCCCGTGGCTGGAGTCCCTCCGCGACGCCATGAGGGAGCGGCTGGATGGTGGCGAGGACGTCGCCGTCAGCTGCTCGGCATTGCAGCAGAAGTACAGGGAGATCCTCAGGGAAGGAGACAGCAGCTACAGGTCAGGTTCAGGGAGCTACTCCAGCTGCAGGGTGAAGTTTGTCTGCCTGGAGGCATCAGCAGAGGTGATTGCTGAGAGGATCAGGAGGAGATCCATGGAAGGGGAGCATTTCATGCCGGCGAGCTTGCTGCAGAGCCAGCTCGACCTGCTGCGGATCGACGAGGCGGAGGGGATCACCGAGGTCGATGCCACGGTGCGCCCCGACGCCATAGTCAAAAACACCATTGTTCAGTTCAGGGAGCAGCTAGCATCCACTGTGTGCTGA
- the LOC102720531 gene encoding gluconokinase isoform X4 encodes MAVSDLTHPGLAVVIMGVSGCGKSTVAALLAETLGCSFIEADDYHSQANKAKMSKGIPLTDDDRIPWLESLRDAMRERLDGGEDVAVSCSALQQKYREILREGDSSYRSGSGSYSSCRVKFVCLEASAEVIAERIRRRSMEGEHFMPASLLQSQLDLLRIDEAEGITEVDATVRPDAIVKNTIVQFREQLASTVC; translated from the exons ATGGCCGTTTCTGATCTCACACACCCAG GGCTGGCTGTTGTGATCATGGGAGTCAGTGGCTGCGGTAAATC GACAGTAGCTGCACTGCTTGCTGAAACCTTAGGTTGCAGCTTCATCGAAGCAGACGACTACCATTCTCAGGCAAACAAAG CAAAGATGAGCAAGGGCATCCCTCtcaccgacgacgaccgcaTCCCGTGGCTGGAGTCCCTCCGCGACGCCATGAGGGAGCGGCTGGATGGTGGCGAGGACGTCGCCGTCAGCTGCTCGGCATTGCAGCAGAAGTACAGGGAGATCCTCAGGGAAGGAGACAGCAGCTACAGGTCAGGTTCAGGGAGCTACTCCAGCTGCAGGGTGAAGTTTGTCTGCCTGGAGGCATCAGCAGAGGTGATTGCTGAGAGGATCAGGAGGAGATCCATGGAAGGGGAGCATTTCATGCCGGCGAGCTTGCTGCAGAGCCAGCTCGACCTGCTGCGGATCGACGAGGCGGAGGGGATCACCGAGGTCGATGCCACGGTGCGCCCCGACGCCATAGTCAAAAACACCATTGTTCAGTTCAGGGAGCAGCTAGCATCCACTGTGTGCTGA
- the LOC102720531 gene encoding gluconokinase isoform X5 produces the protein MTGLAVVIMGVSGCGKSTVAALLAETLGCSFIEADDYHSQANKAKMSKGIPLTDDDRIPWLESLRDAMRERLDGGEDVAVSCSALQQKYREILREGDSSYRSGSGSYSSCRVKFVCLEASAEVIAERIRRRSMEGEHFMPASLLQSQLDLLRIDEAEGITEVDATVRPDAIVKNTIVQFREQLASTVC, from the exons ATGACAG GGCTGGCTGTTGTGATCATGGGAGTCAGTGGCTGCGGTAAATC GACAGTAGCTGCACTGCTTGCTGAAACCTTAGGTTGCAGCTTCATCGAAGCAGACGACTACCATTCTCAGGCAAACAAAG CAAAGATGAGCAAGGGCATCCCTCtcaccgacgacgaccgcaTCCCGTGGCTGGAGTCCCTCCGCGACGCCATGAGGGAGCGGCTGGATGGTGGCGAGGACGTCGCCGTCAGCTGCTCGGCATTGCAGCAGAAGTACAGGGAGATCCTCAGGGAAGGAGACAGCAGCTACAGGTCAGGTTCAGGGAGCTACTCCAGCTGCAGGGTGAAGTTTGTCTGCCTGGAGGCATCAGCAGAGGTGATTGCTGAGAGGATCAGGAGGAGATCCATGGAAGGGGAGCATTTCATGCCGGCGAGCTTGCTGCAGAGCCAGCTCGACCTGCTGCGGATCGACGAGGCGGAGGGGATCACCGAGGTCGATGCCACGGTGCGCCCCGACGCCATAGTCAAAAACACCATTGTTCAGTTCAGGGAGCAGCTAGCATCCACTGTGTGCTGA
- the LOC102706663 gene encoding protein MODIFYING WALL LIGNIN-2, with translation MERKVVVVCAAVGFLGVLSAALGFAAEGTRVKVSDVQTNSPGECIYPRSPALALGLISAVALMVAQSIINTVAGCICCKRHPVPSDTNWSVALISFIVSWATFIIAFLLLLTGAALNDQRGEENMYFGSFCYVVKPGVFSGGAVLSLASVALAIVYYVALSSSKSPPNWGPQQNQGIAMGQPVIPPQSSEPVFVHEDTYNRQQFP, from the exons atggagaggaaggtggtggtggtgtgcgCGGCGGTGGGCTTCCTCGGCGTCCTGTCGGCGGCGCTCGGATTCGCGGCGGAGGGCACCCGCGTCAAG GTTTCAGATGTGCAAACGAATTCACCTGGTGAATGTATATACCCAAGAAGCCCAGCCTTAGCCCTAGGGTTAATATCCGCGGTTGCTCTTATGGTTGCCCAGTCTATTATAAATACAGTTGCTGGTTGCATCTGTTGTAAGAGGCACCCAGTTCCCTCAGACACTAACTGGAGTGTAGCTCTGATCTCATTCATCGTGTCTTG GGCCACTTTCATAATCGCATTCCTTCTCCTGCTGACTGGAGCTGCGCTTAACGATCAAAGGGGTGAGGAGAACATGTACTTCGGCAGCTTCTGCTACGTTGTCAAGCCTGGGGTCTTCTCAGGAGGAGCAGTGCTCTCACTTGCCAGTGTGGCACTGGCTATAGTTTACTATGTTGCCCTATCATCGTCGAAAAGTCCACCAAATTGGGGCCCCCAGCAGAACCAAGGCATTGCCATGGGCCAGCCTGTGATCCCACCACAGAGCAGCGAACCGGTGTTTGTCCATGAGGACACCTACAATCGGCAGCAATTCCCATAG